A region of Chitinophaga horti DNA encodes the following proteins:
- a CDS encoding PorP/SprF family type IX secretion system membrane protein, translated as MKKLLLLKGMLLLALAGQAQQDAMYTQYMFNTMAINPGYAGSRGNLSATAMYRRQWIGVEGAPETQTVSLDMATRDRKIGLGLQAFNDKIGITKSTGFYMTYAYRINFKDDVSSLGIGLQGGFTNFRANLAKVDLIDQNGDPAFMQNVNAMMPSFGAGLYYNNDRFYAGFSIPNIVRTYLRKEQYLYQTDVVAHRFMHLFFMTGYVFDLGEDYKLKPSLLVKAVSGAPIEADINANLWIKDIVSVGASYRTGDAIAGLLELQLGSQFRLGYAYDHSISKLVKYNQGTHEIMLRFEFGWERGEILSPRYF; from the coding sequence ATGAAAAAGCTGTTATTGTTAAAAGGGATGTTGCTGCTGGCTTTGGCCGGACAGGCGCAGCAGGATGCAATGTATACACAATATATGTTCAACACCATGGCGATCAACCCCGGTTATGCGGGCAGCCGTGGTAACCTGAGCGCTACAGCGATGTATCGCCGGCAATGGATAGGTGTGGAGGGGGCGCCCGAAACACAAACAGTGTCGCTCGACATGGCCACGCGCGACCGGAAAATAGGGTTGGGGCTGCAAGCCTTTAACGACAAAATAGGCATCACGAAGTCCACGGGATTTTATATGACGTACGCCTATCGCATCAACTTTAAAGATGATGTAAGTTCATTAGGGATCGGCTTGCAGGGCGGGTTTACGAACTTTCGCGCGAACCTCGCCAAGGTAGATCTGATCGATCAGAACGGCGATCCGGCGTTCATGCAAAACGTGAATGCCATGATGCCCAGTTTCGGGGCGGGATTGTACTACAATAACGATCGCTTTTACGCCGGCTTTTCGATTCCCAACATCGTGCGCACGTATCTGCGTAAGGAGCAGTACTTGTACCAGACAGATGTGGTGGCGCATCGTTTCATGCACTTGTTTTTCATGACGGGTTATGTGTTTGACCTGGGAGAGGATTATAAGCTGAAGCCGTCATTACTGGTGAAAGCGGTGAGTGGCGCGCCGATAGAGGCTGACATCAATGCGAATCTCTGGATAAAAGATATCGTATCTGTAGGCGCCTCGTACCGCACCGGCGACGCGATAGCCGGGTTGCTGGAATTGCAGCTGGGCAGCCAGTTCAGGCTGGGTTATGCATATGATCACAGCATCTCAAAACTGGTAAAGTATAACCAGGGCACACATGAAATTATGTTACGTTTTGAATTCGGATGGGAGCGGGGCGAGATCCTTTCACCTAGGTATTTTTAA
- a CDS encoding tetratricopeptide repeat protein yields MKSCTQLFLLILLLVAHAATAQKEVEKADREYVALRYRNAIPIYLRALEKDSSDAEVVTKLADCLYKIRDYPNALYWYAKAVKMDPSNTRLALPYAQLLAANSEYGKAAIWYEKHLDEAGSDETARNFLDTYMHLDRFMDSSRWDIRFLNINTGYDEFSPSWFDGGLIFVSNRPRTVVSKNTFEWDRTPFLSLYQVADTSIVKTVDPPAAPHIDMDKYQGVYRPTPNDSRRVSAPAAELRLPMELPPVPKESVVLFNKQLESRFHEGPVSFNSRGDTIFMSRNNVFKGKSGKDKKGVNRLKIYSAIFRYGDWKDFTEFPYNSDEYSVGHPALTADGDFLYFVSDMPGGRGGSDIWYCRKMSNGWSAPVNAGPAINTKGNEMFPYISKDGTLYFSSDGKGGLGGLDIFLIRLQDDLPAGKAANLGYPVNSSRDDFGVLLNKDGYTGYFSSNRCGSDDLYYFRFVGPGYPSGIVTPVTQVAR; encoded by the coding sequence ATGAAGAGCTGTACACAACTGTTTTTGTTGATCCTGCTGTTGGTGGCCCATGCCGCCACGGCCCAGAAAGAGGTGGAGAAAGCAGACCGCGAATACGTGGCCCTGCGTTATCGTAATGCCATTCCCATTTACCTGCGTGCGCTGGAAAAAGACTCATCCGATGCGGAGGTGGTAACGAAGCTGGCAGACTGCCTGTACAAAATCAGGGACTATCCCAATGCGCTATACTGGTACGCTAAAGCGGTAAAGATGGATCCCTCGAATACGCGACTCGCGTTGCCGTACGCGCAATTACTGGCCGCTAACTCCGAATACGGAAAGGCGGCAATCTGGTACGAAAAACACCTCGACGAAGCCGGCAGCGACGAAACTGCCAGGAACTTCCTGGATACGTACATGCACCTTGACCGCTTCATGGACTCGAGCCGCTGGGACATTCGTTTCCTAAACATCAATACGGGGTACGATGAGTTTAGCCCGTCCTGGTTCGATGGCGGACTAATATTCGTGAGCAACCGCCCGCGTACGGTGGTGAGCAAAAATACCTTTGAATGGGATCGCACACCGTTCCTCAGTTTGTACCAGGTAGCTGATACGAGCATCGTGAAAACGGTAGACCCGCCCGCCGCACCGCATATCGATATGGATAAATACCAGGGAGTGTACCGGCCCACGCCTAACGATAGCCGCCGCGTATCGGCCCCGGCAGCGGAACTACGACTTCCCATGGAGTTGCCGCCCGTGCCGAAGGAAAGTGTTGTGTTGTTCAACAAACAGCTGGAATCCCGCTTCCATGAGGGGCCGGTAAGCTTTAACAGTCGCGGTGATACGATCTTTATGAGCCGCAACAACGTTTTCAAAGGCAAGTCTGGCAAAGATAAAAAGGGTGTGAACCGCCTGAAGATCTACTCCGCCATATTCCGTTACGGGGACTGGAAAGACTTTACGGAGTTTCCATACAATAGCGATGAATACTCCGTCGGCCACCCGGCCTTAACCGCGGATGGCGACTTTTTGTACTTCGTATCCGATATGCCCGGGGGCCGCGGTGGCAGCGACATCTGGTATTGCCGTAAAATGAGTAATGGCTGGTCGGCCCCGGTGAACGCGGGCCCGGCGATCAATACCAAAGGCAATGAAATGTTTCCTTACATCAGCAAGGATGGCACCCTTTATTTTTCTTCCGACGGAAAGGGTGGCCTGGGCGGACTGGACATCTTCCTCATTCGCCTGCAGGACGATTTGCCCGCCGGTAAGGCGGCTAACCTCGGTTATCCCGTTAATTCCTCGCGGGACGATTTCGGTGTGCTGCTGAACAAAGATGGTTACACTGGTTACTTTAGTTCTAACCGATGTGGTAGCGACGATCTTTATTACTTCCGGTTCGTTGGTCCCGGTTATCCTTCGGGGATCGTTACGCCTGTAACACAAGTTGCAAGGTGA
- a CDS encoding DEAD/DEAH box helicase, with protein MNFTEFGFDDRLLDGIDAMRYEKATPIQEEVIPPIIEGRDIMACAQTGTGKTAAFLLPVMHKLLTEPHHAQKINSMVIVPTRELAVQISQTLEGISYFTNISSIAVYGGGSGANFAIEKKALSSGVDMVICTPGRMIAHLNMGYVKMDELRYLVLDEADRMLDMGFHDDIVKIISYLPKERQNLLFSATMPDKMRKLAMSILRNPVEVNIAISKPPEKIRQEAFVVFEEQKAPLIKDILRQRDFNSVVVFCSRKQNVKQLCAELKRAKLSVEQIHSDLEQETREQVLMDFRSHRLKILVATDILSRGIDIEDIDLVINYDVPNDGEDYVHRIGRTARAAAEGTAYTFISPKEQNKFRRIEQLIGREVTKAQVEEKFGPTPAYQPGGGGGGKRRPGGGGQKGVGIAQVVRVLHVRKAKVSVALVRKDSRIIMVHVLNVRHVRRVKAKTANHVRRGKVVNVSSIQNAAVATESARLARKATRSRSRPNSLYHIVIGMPVPLSGAGIFVLICTPAFTYPSAAVVSLPSAAASLSS; from the coding sequence TTGAATTTTACAGAATTTGGTTTTGATGACAGGTTGCTGGATGGCATTGATGCTATGCGCTACGAAAAGGCAACCCCTATACAGGAAGAAGTAATACCCCCCATTATTGAAGGCCGGGACATTATGGCCTGCGCACAGACCGGCACCGGTAAAACTGCTGCTTTCCTGCTTCCCGTTATGCATAAGCTGCTGACGGAACCGCATCACGCACAAAAGATCAACTCCATGGTAATTGTACCTACGCGCGAGTTGGCGGTGCAAATATCACAAACACTAGAGGGTATCTCATACTTTACTAATATCAGTTCTATCGCCGTTTATGGTGGTGGCAGCGGTGCTAACTTTGCTATCGAAAAGAAGGCACTGTCTTCGGGCGTTGATATGGTGATTTGTACGCCTGGCCGTATGATCGCCCACCTCAACATGGGGTATGTGAAGATGGATGAACTGCGTTACCTCGTGTTAGACGAGGCCGACCGCATGCTGGACATGGGCTTTCACGACGATATCGTAAAGATCATTTCCTACCTGCCGAAGGAGCGCCAGAATCTGCTGTTTTCCGCTACCATGCCGGATAAAATGCGTAAGCTCGCCATGTCGATCCTGCGCAACCCGGTAGAAGTCAATATCGCAATCAGCAAGCCACCGGAGAAGATCCGCCAGGAAGCTTTCGTGGTGTTCGAAGAGCAGAAAGCCCCGTTGATCAAAGACATTTTGCGTCAGCGCGACTTTAACAGTGTGGTGGTGTTTTGCTCCCGCAAACAAAACGTAAAACAACTGTGCGCGGAGTTAAAACGCGCGAAACTTTCCGTAGAACAGATCCATTCCGACCTGGAGCAGGAAACCCGCGAGCAGGTGCTGATGGACTTCCGCAGTCATCGTTTGAAAATACTGGTGGCTACAGACATCCTGAGCCGCGGTATCGATATTGAAGATATTGACCTGGTGATCAATTACGACGTACCGAACGACGGTGAGGATTACGTACACCGTATCGGTCGTACGGCCCGCGCGGCCGCTGAGGGTACGGCTTACACGTTCATCAGTCCGAAAGAGCAGAACAAGTTTCGCCGGATCGAGCAGCTGATAGGCCGTGAGGTAACCAAGGCGCAAGTGGAAGAAAAGTTTGGCCCTACGCCTGCTTACCAGCCTGGTGGCGGCGGTGGTGGTAAACGCAGGCCCGGCGGCGGTGGCCAGAAGGGGGTGGGCATCGCTCAGGTGGTCCGCGTCCTCCACGTCCGCAAGGCGAAGGTCAGCGTGGCCCTCGTCCGCAAGGACAGCCGCATAATAATGGTCCACGTCCTCAACGTCCGCCACGTCCGCAGGGTGAAGGCCAAAACGGCGAATCACGTCCGCAGGGGGAAGGTGGTAAACGTAAGTTCCATCCAAAACGCCGCGGTGGCGACGGAGAGCGCACGGCTGGCCAGGAAGGCAACCAGGAGCAGAAGCAGGCCCAATAGCCTTTATCATATTGTAATCGGAATGCCGGTACCACTCAGTGGTGCCGGCATTTTTGTTTTGATTTGTACGCCGGCTTTTACCTATCCTTCAGCCGCCGTTGTGTCACTCCCTTCAGCGGCAGCATCCCTTTCGTCATGA
- a CDS encoding RNA polymerase sigma factor yields the protein MEFEQLLGAHQGIIHKVCRLYRDSREDREDLYQEIAYQLWKSYPAYRGEAGHSTWVYRIALNTAIAAFRRRRPDVRYPGEMPEKQAEGADEEQEYRLQLFWQALRQLPDGEKALMVLYLEDLNYREIAEVTGISENHVGVKLNRIRTKLKQLLKQ from the coding sequence ATGGAATTTGAACAACTGCTTGGGGCTCACCAGGGCATCATTCACAAGGTTTGCCGCCTTTACCGCGATAGCCGGGAAGATCGGGAGGACCTGTACCAGGAGATCGCGTACCAGCTTTGGAAGTCATACCCCGCTTACCGGGGCGAGGCCGGGCATAGTACCTGGGTGTATCGCATTGCCCTTAATACTGCCATAGCCGCCTTCCGCCGCAGGCGGCCGGATGTCCGGTACCCCGGCGAGATGCCGGAAAAGCAGGCAGAGGGCGCCGATGAGGAACAGGAGTACCGCCTCCAGTTGTTCTGGCAGGCCCTGCGCCAGCTGCCTGATGGGGAAAAGGCATTGATGGTGCTTTACCTGGAGGACCTGAATTACCGCGAAATTGCGGAGGTGACCGGCATCTCTGAAAACCATGTGGGCGTAAAGCTCAATCGCATCCGCACAAAATTGAAACAACTTCTAAAACAATAA